GCCCTATCTGCTGCCCGCTTACGCCTCCAAGCGCGTAGCGCCCGAGCGGCTCGGACAGGTAACCGCCAAGCTGACCGCGGGGGTCATCCTCGGCATTCTCGTGGCGCGGGTCGGTGCGGGAGTGATCGCCGAACATTTCGGCTGGCGCGCAGTCTACTGGATCGCCACCGGGCTGATGCTGGCCATCACGGTCGCTCTGCCGCGCCTGATGGAGGGCGGCGAACGCTCTGCCAGTTCCCGCCAATCCTACCCCAGCCTGCTCGTTTCGGTTTTCCCGCTGATCGGCAAACATCGCGAAATCCTGCTCGCCGGCGCGATTCAGGGGCTCAATTTCGCGCAGTTCATCGCGCTCTGGCTGGGCCTTGCACTGTACCTGACCTCGCCCGCGATGGGCTATGGAACCGATACGGTCGGCTATCTTGCCGGACTTGCCGCGGTGAGCATCTTTTCAACCCCGCGGCTGGGGCGCTGGTCGGACGCGGTCGGCCCGCGCAAGGCGCGCACGATCTTCGCCATCATCCAGCTTGGCGGGATCGCGCTGCTGTGGCCGCTTGGCGGGACCTTGTGGGGCCTGCTCGTGCCGCTGTTCGTCACCAATCTCGTCGGCCCCGGGATCGACGTGACGGGCAGGATGACCTTCCTCGCGCTCGACCCGGCGATCCGCACGCGGCTGACCACGATCTATGTCGTCATCATGTTCATCGGCGGCGGATTGGGCAGCTATGCCGGGACCGTTGCCTATGACGCCTATGGCTGGGCTGGAACTTGTGCCTTGCTCGGGCTGTGCTCGGTCGCGCTGACCGGTTTGACAATGCTGACCCGCCGCTACGGCAGGTAGTGGTGCGCCCGACAGGATAGGCGCCTGGGGCGCCGTCTCCGCTGCGCTCCGACTCCGGACAAGGCTCGCTCCCGATGCGCCGAACCACATGAGGCGGCCCGTCACCGGACCGCCTCATGTGGTGCGCCCGACAGGATTCGAACCTGTGGCCCCCAGATTAGGAATCTGATGCTCTATCCGACTGAGCTACGGGCGCGGCCAGGCCCCGTATAGCGGCTCGGACTCGCGGTGCAATCAGTTGAGTTCGTCGGGCGGCGCGACCGGGACCAGCAGCGGTGCCACCGAAATACCCTCGGCGACCATGTCTTCGGCCTCGTCGCGCGTGGCACGGCCGTGGATCGGCGCCTCGTCGGTCTCGCCATAGTGCATCTCGCGGGCCTTCTCGGCGAATTTGTCGCCCACCCAGGTGCTGCTTTCGAGCGCCTTGCTCTGCGCCCGCGCAAGCGTTTCGAAGGCCTTCTTGACCTCCACCGGCATGTCGCCCTTGGCCAGTTGCGTGCCGGTGTCCCCGCCCGCTTCGCGCATGCTGGACTTTGCCGGCACCGAGGGCGCCATCGGGGCCTTGCCGATCTCTTCGCTCCCGCATTGGGGGCAGGTGAGCAGCCCCTCGGCCAGCTGTGCGGCGTAGTCATCCGATGAGCCGAACCAGCCTTCGAACCGGTGGCCTTCGCCGCAGGAAAGGTCGAAAACGATCATGATGGCGGCCTAATTGGCGATTTCACGGCGGTTGGCAAGGCTTGGAACCTGCGCGCGGACCTCGGCGATCCGGGCGAGATCGATGTGGGCAAAGCCCAGTCCCGGCTCCTCGCCGCCCATATCGAGCAGCACCTCGCCCCAGGGATCGACCACCAGGCTGTGGCCATAGGTCCTGCGCCCATCGGCATGTTCGCCGACCTGTGCCGCCGCGACCACGAAGGCGCTTGCTTCGATCGCCCGGGCACGCTGGAGGACATGCCAATGCGCGGTGCCGGTAGGGACGGTAAAGGCGGCGGGGATGGAGATGACGTCGCATCCTTCGCGACCAAGCGCATCAAAAAGAGCCGGAAAGCGGATGTCGTAGCATACGGTGAGGCCGAGTTTGAAATCCTCTTCTTCTTCTTCTCCGGCATCGGTCATACGAAGAAGCAAGATGTCCTTAGCCACAGGTTTGTCGCCGGGACGATAGGCGTTGGATTCTCTCCAGTTTTCGCCATCGGCCAGGTTCACATCAAACATGTGCATCTTGTCGTAACAAACAGGTTGCTCGCCACTGTGCGGGAAGAGCATCGAGCGATTTGCCCAACGTCCCTCCGGGAGGGCTACAGCCATAGATCCTAGCGCAATCCAAAGATTGCATTCCTCGGCGAGGTTGCTGAGCATTTTCACATAACGCGAGGCGTGCTGCTCGACGATATGCTCTGCCGCCCGTTTTCGGTCACGATCCAGCAATAGCGACATCTCAGGCGTGAAGAGGACCTCAGCACCACCCTTCTTCGCCTCATAGGCGGCATCCCGGATCGTCTCGAAGTTGGACCACGGATCGATCCCCGAGGTCATCTGGAGGACAGCGATCCGCGGCATCAGCCTTCCAGCAGCGCGTCGAGCTTGCCCTGGCGTTCAAGCGCGGCAAGCTCGTCGGAGCCGCCGACATGCGTATCGCCGATGAAAATCTGCGGCACGGTCATCGCGCTGGGCGCCCGCGCGCGCATTTCGTCGCGCTTGGGCCCGCCCATGGTGATGTCGTGCTCGGCATAGTCCACGCCCTTTTCATCGAGCAGGCGCTTGGCCCGGTAGCAATATCCGCACCCGAATTTGGTATAGATGTCGACTTGCGGCTGGGTCATGGAAATCCTCTTGTTTTCAGCGTCGAAACTAGCGCGCACCGGGGAGACTTGAAAGCCAAATCGGCGTGCCTATCTCGAATGTGCCGCCACGATGTCCGGGGCGGCGACGGGGTGCCGAA
This genomic window from Qipengyuania sp. HL-TH1 contains:
- a CDS encoding MFS transporter, coding for MNQTARLTGAQETSLAIVAAVVTANAYYIHPIIALVADHFGVSHARIGLVPALNQLALAVGIFMLLPLGDRISNRRLTIAFATGQTVCLAIMTLAQDFTLFVIGSTLLGYFTIAPYLLPAYASKRVAPERLGQVTAKLTAGVILGILVARVGAGVIAEHFGWRAVYWIATGLMLAITVALPRLMEGGERSASSRQSYPSLLVSVFPLIGKHREILLAGAIQGLNFAQFIALWLGLALYLTSPAMGYGTDTVGYLAGLAAVSIFSTPRLGRWSDAVGPRKARTIFAIIQLGGIALLWPLGGTLWGLLVPLFVTNLVGPGIDVTGRMTFLALDPAIRTRLTTIYVVIMFIGGGLGSYAGTVAYDAYGWAGTCALLGLCSVALTGLTMLTRRYGR
- a CDS encoding carbon-nitrogen hydrolase family protein, yielding MPRIAVLQMTSGIDPWSNFETIRDAAYEAKKGGAEVLFTPEMSLLLDRDRKRAAEHIVEQHASRYVKMLSNLAEECNLWIALGSMAVALPEGRWANRSMLFPHSGEQPVCYDKMHMFDVNLADGENWRESNAYRPGDKPVAKDILLLRMTDAGEEEEEDFKLGLTVCYDIRFPALFDALGREGCDVISIPAAFTVPTGTAHWHVLQRARAIEASAFVVAAAQVGEHADGRRTYGHSLVVDPWGEVLLDMGGEEPGLGFAHIDLARIAEVRAQVPSLANRREIAN
- a CDS encoding DUF1178 family protein: MIVFDLSCGEGHRFEGWFGSSDDYAAQLAEGLLTCPQCGSEEIGKAPMAPSVPAKSSMREAGGDTGTQLAKGDMPVEVKKAFETLARAQSKALESSTWVGDKFAEKAREMHYGETDEAPIHGRATRDEAEDMVAEGISVAPLLVPVAPPDELN
- the grxC gene encoding glutaredoxin 3, whose amino-acid sequence is MTQPQVDIYTKFGCGYCYRAKRLLDEKGVDYAEHDITMGGPKRDEMRARAPSAMTVPQIFIGDTHVGGSDELAALERQGKLDALLEG